In Paucidesulfovibrio longus DSM 6739, a genomic segment contains:
- a CDS encoding universal stress protein, with amino-acid sequence MRHILLATHGTPGAQKAEDLALEWAGRFGARLTVLSVINEDWKHMTGDDWLNTSTSRNRFAEYVEGEIESEIQALWSRLKVKLEGADPAFVRRVGVPENVLCEVAAEIDADLIVMGAYQKKQAPGWRARFDNKRLHPQLPCPVVVAP; translated from the coding sequence ATGCGGCACATCCTACTGGCCACCCACGGAACCCCCGGAGCGCAAAAGGCCGAAGACCTCGCCCTGGAATGGGCCGGGCGCTTCGGCGCGCGGCTGACCGTGCTTTCCGTCATCAACGAGGACTGGAAGCACATGACCGGCGACGACTGGCTGAACACGTCCACCTCGCGGAACCGTTTCGCCGAGTATGTCGAAGGCGAGATCGAGAGCGAGATCCAGGCGCTCTGGAGCCGCCTGAAAGTCAAGCTCGAAGGCGCGGACCCCGCGTTCGTGCGCCGGGTGGGCGTGCCGGAAAACGTGCTCTGCGAGGTGGCCGCCGAGATCGACGCGGACCTCATCGTCATGGGCGCGTACCAGAAGAAGCAGGCGCCGGGCTGGCGCGCCCGCTTCGACAACAAGCGCCTGCACCCGCAGTTGCCGTGTCCCGTGGTGGTGGCGCCGTGA